From uncultured Desulfobacter sp.:
CGGATGGCCTAAAGTTCACGGGGCATATGTTGAAGAACAGTGGGATCTGGAGATTGAAACAACGCTTAAAGCCAAACGTTGGATTTTTGAAACAGTGTTTCCTTTGTTGAAAGCCGGTGATGACGCCGTTGTCATTAATATTTCTTCTGTTGCGGCAATTACCGGAAGGTCCGGCCCTGCTGCCTTGGTTTTCAACGAGGGATATTCAGCCGCCAACCGTGGCGTCCGCATACTCACCGAAACATGGGCCCGGATGGGGGCACCTTCGGTGCGGGTAAACGAATTGATGCTGGGTGTTTTTGAAACCCGCCACGCCCAGGGTACCCGGGGCTGGCGGGAGGTGCTGACGGATGCGGAAAAGCGTTCCCTGATAGATCATACTTTGGCAGGTCGGACCGGCCAAGTTTCCGATGTTGTCAAAGCTGTCAATTTTATTATTAAAGATGCCCCCTATATGACCGGTGCCACCCTGCGTATAGATGGTGGGTTTGTTCTAGGCGGAGCCCCGGTGCCGCCCATGCCCCGGGGTATTGTTTAGTTCTTTTTATGGAGGTATGCAATTGACACTAAGGCAACTTGAGCTATTTCTTGCGCTTGTGAAGACACCTCATTTAAGTCAGGTGGCCAAGGATTTCGGTTTGACCCAGTCGGCAGTATCCATGTCCATAAAATCACTTGAAGAGACTTTGGGGAAATTATTATTCGACCGCATCCACAAAAGGCTGGTGGTCAATGAAAACGGGCGCTATTTTTTCAGGATGGTGGAGCCCCTTGTTTTTGGCCTGCGGGAAAGCGAGTCTATGTTCAGGGATCAGGATCTGGTGGGAGATATCAAAGTGGGTGCCAGCTCATCCATTGCCAACTATATCCTTCCCCAGATTATTTATGAGTTTGCAGAGCTGTATAAAGGGGTCCATGTGGAAAAAATAACCGGCAATACCATAGAGATCGGCAAGCTTATTGAAGATGGTGATGTGGATATCGGGTTCGTTGAAGCAGACTACAACAGCACCGAGATCGAGCGGGAGGTGCTTGGCCTTGATGAACTCTATGTGGTGACGGGTGATCCGGACCTTGTTCGCGACGAAGATTACCGCATGGACGAGCTTTTATCAAAGCGCTGGATTCTCCGGGAGGAGGGTTCCGGTACCCGGGAGGTCTTCCTTTATCATATAGAAAAGTACAAAAAACGATTTAAGCCCTTTCTTGAAGTGGGACATACGGAAGCTGTGAAATCGGTACTTAGAAACAAGGAGGCGGTAAGCTGTCTATCCAGAATTTCCGTAATGAACGAACTTTTGTCCGGGCAGCTGTTTCGTCTCAAGATAAAAGATTTTAAATTTTCCCGTTCCTTTTACACCATCTGGCATAAAGAAAAATATTTTTCATCTGTTCTTCAGGAATTTATCTATTATACAAAGGAGCGTTATAAGGCGGTGTATGAACATCAGGCCCATACCCATTAACTCCTACTCGATGATCAAGTTTTTGTTAATTTGTCCAACTTCGGCGTTGGGAAAAATTTTTAATCCTCAAAATATATTGTATATTCTTGCGGTTAAAAATTGTTTCCGCCTTGAATTTGAACAAATTCCCTAAAAACTTGATGATTGAGTCTTATTTTTCCAATCCTGCTCGGCAGCCTGGATGGCTGTGATAGCCACTGTGTTGATAATGTCCGTCACAAGACATCCCCGGCTTAAGTCATTCACGGGCTTGTTTAAGCCTTGCAGGGTCGGACCAATGGCCACGGCATTCGAGGAGCGCTGCACTGCCTTGTAAGTATTGTTTCCTGTATTGAGGTCAGGAAAAATAAAAACCGTGGCTTTGCCGGCCACAGGAGAGTTCGGCATTTTGGTCTTTGCGACATCCGGTTCTATGGCTGCATCATACTGGATAGGGCCTTCAATAAGCAAGTCCGGGCGCTTTTGCTGGACAATCCCGGTGGCTTCTCTGACCTTGTCAACATCCTTGCCTTTGCCCGAAGTGCCCGTGGAATATGACAGCATGGCGATTCTTGGTTCGATGTCGAACATTTTTACTGTTTCCGCTGAGGTGATGGCTATCTCTGCAAGCTGTTCCGCATTAGGGTCTGGATTGATGGCACAGTCGCCGTAGGCCAGGACTCTGTGTGGCAGACACATGAAAAACAGTCCGGATACCGGGGTCTGTGGGTTTTTGGCTTTGATGATTTCAAATGAGGGGATAATGGTGGCGGCTGTACTGTGGACGGAACCTGATACCATGCCGTCCACATCACCCATATGTACCATCATGGTGCCGAAATAGTTGACGTCCGTTACCCGATCCCGGGCGTTTTCAATGGTCATGCCCTTGTGTTTTCTTAACTCGCAATAGACTTGGGCATAGGTCTCGAGCAGTTCGGATTTTTCCGGGTTGATGATTTCAAATCCATCCATGCGAAGGCCAAGCTTTCCGATTTTGTGACGAATCTTTTTTTCATCACCAAGAAGGGTGATGTCAACAATTTCCCGCCGCAGAATGGTTTCCACGGCGCGTAATATGCGCTCTTCGTCTCCTTCGGGCAGAACAATCCGTTTTTTGAACGTCCGGGCTTTGCGTATAAGTTCGTATTCGAACATTTTCGGTGTCATGATGGTGGAGTCCGTGGTGATGACTTTATCCATCATCCGTTCGAGGTCCACGTGCTGTTCAAATAATGCCAAAGTCCGGGTAATTTTTCTGTCATCATACGGGGAAATGGAGCTCTTGATTTTTTCCACGGCCAGGGCGGTGGGAAAGGTGTTTTCGGTGACGCTGAGTACGGGTACGGCATCCGGTATGCCCTTGATAAGTTCCCATACCGGACCGTCAGGTACAAGGCCTCCGGTCAAAATAATGCCGGAAGCATTCTCGACGGAGTCCGAAGACAGGGCTGCCATGCACCCCACAATTACATCGGCCCGGTCTCCCGGGGTGATAATCAGGGTACCGTGGTTAATTCTGCTTAACAGGTTGGTCAACTGCATGGCTGCAACGGTAAACCCCCGGGCATGGCGATAGATCTGGTCGTTTCCAATGAGTACTTTTGCGCCTAATGCGCTTGCAACTTCTGCGATGGTTGGGTTGGCCAGGGTCTCTTCTTCGGGAATCGCATATATCAGTTGATCAGGGAATAATCCGGTTTTTTTGAAATGATCAATGATACCGGAATGGTCGGCAGGGGGCACCCGGTTGATTATGGTGCCTAAAATATGGCACCCCTTGCTTCTGAGAGAGTCTAAGGTCATGCTGGTAAGTGTGGCTGCATCTTCCATGGATTTGTTGTGGGCATCAGCCACCAGGAGCACGGGGCAGTTCAGGTTTTGTATAATGGTGGCATTGATGTCGAATTCCACGCCGGTGGTAGAAGATACGAAATCTGTCCCCTCGCAAAGGATAAAGCTGCATATTTCCTTGGCCAGATTGTATTTTTCGATGATTTTTTCAAGCAGCTCATCTTTTTTTCCGTGACTTAACAGCTGATCCGCTTCGTTCTGGGTGACGCCGTACATGGTGGTATAGGGCCGGTCAAGGTTGTACTGGCCAGACATTAGTTCAATATCTGCATCCCAGGCATCTCCAGGGTCTTGGGTGATGATGGGTCTGAAAAAGCCCACACAGTCCAGTTTGCGAAAAAGCATTTCCATTACGCCTAACGCAATGGCTGATTTGCCGGCGCCCGCCTGGGTGGCGGTGATATATAAACCGCTTGACATTAGGTTTTCTCCAAAACTACTGGTTTATTCTTCAGATAGAGGGGAGCGTTTTATAGAAAATTTTTAGAGCAACAGTTTATTGATAAGTTATAAAATTGTTTGTGTACTGTCAAGGTATCTTTGTGCCACCTTTTTTACCTGGGCATGGAATCTACGAGGATCTGGGCAATGGTTTTTTTTATTTTTCCGGTTTTACCTGTCAGTTGTCTGAAATTCATTTCTATGACAGCCATCTGTTTATAAAACGGGGTTCGGTCAAAAGGGATGTATGTATGGCTGTCAAATTTTCCGGCATCACAGCCAGGTCCTTTTATAACATTAAGTCCGGGCTTGTGAAGCTCATGGGGCAATCCGTGCAACCGGCAGATCATTGGTCGAAAGTTGTAAAGGCTGCACCTATCCGTTTTGAGCAAGGGGCAAGGGATTTTTTGTGATGCTGGCGGGTTTTGATTTTTCGTAGCTTCAGAAAAGGTTTGACGGCAGTAGTCCCGGCTAAGCGTTAGCACATGCTTCTGGTCTTTGCTGGGTAATGTCTGCAATCCAAATTCCAGAAAAGATGCTTCTGCTTGGGTGTGGTGAAAAAAAAGAGACAGACAGCAGTTGTCTTCACAGCCGTTGCATTGAAATTCATATTGTTGGGCAACCTGATTCCAGGCTTTATCCATATCATGGTAAAGCTGGACAAGGGGTGAAAAATGTTCCGGGATATGTGTCATGGCAGTCGTTGGCGTCTTGGGTTAGTGTTTTTGACCATGGGCCTTAAACCAGTGGTTTAGGGAAGAACAGACGTGTGTACAATTTAAGTGCGTACCGGTCTGTCATGGAGGCAATGACATCACACACCGAGCGTTTCAGTTTGTTTTTTGTTGAATCCCATGGGGCCATTTCCATTTTTTCCAGTTCTTTTTGCATTTCCTCGGGATTTTCCATGAAGTAGTTGTAAAGACCGATGATTACTTTTTTTGCCTTTACAAATTCTCCATGAACTGCCGGCGAACGGTACACTTTTTCAAAGAGAAATTTTCTTAGGATCGTCATGGCTTCCATGGTGTCCTCACCCATGTTCAAAATGAATTCTCCATTTTGGGGCCCGCTGTTGTAAACCAACTGCTCCATCATTGTAGATGCGCGGGCGGAGTGGGTTGTGCCAAGTTTTTGTTTGCAGATGTCAGGCACCTCATCCCTGGAGATTACCTTGCCCCGCAATGCATCATCAAGGTCATGGTTCAGGTAGGCAATGATGTCGGCAACGCGTACGATCCGCCCTTCAATGGTGAACGCGGTTTCGCCGGGTGTGGCCGGAATGATGTTTCCGAATCCTTTGGAATGTTTAAGGATGCCGTCCCTGACCTGGGTGGTAAGATTCAAGCCTTTTCCTCTGTTTTCCAGGATATCCACCACCCTTAAGCTCTGATCGGAATGGCTAAATCCGGAGGAGTATACTTGTATCAAGGCCGTTTCTCCGGCATGGCCAAAAGGTGTATGTCCTAAGTCATGGCCAAGGGCAACCGCTTCGACAAGATCTTCGTTCAGGCGCATGGCACGGGCAATATTCCTTGCCGTTTCAGAGACCTCAAGGGTGTGGGTGAGCCGGGTTCGGTAATGGTCTCCCAGCGGCGATAGGAAAACTTGGGTTTTGTATTTCAAACGCCTGAAGGCATTGGAGTATACAATTCGATCCCTGTCCAGCTGAAAAGGGGTTCTGATATTGCCAGGGGCCACATCAGGGTGACGGCGTTTACCGCTGGTGCTGGGGGTGCCGTATCTTGACAGA
This genomic window contains:
- a CDS encoding SDR family oxidoreductase, with the translated sequence MDIKGKVALVLGAVKGIGKGIGLDLARQGANLILTRHDWPDAFCDMEKEFEKTGAQYHIINADLRKIDEIEGLATFIKDRYGRLDILVNNIERGGWPKVHGAYVEEQWDLEIETTLKAKRWIFETVFPLLKAGDDAVVINISSVAAITGRSGPAALVFNEGYSAANRGVRILTETWARMGAPSVRVNELMLGVFETRHAQGTRGWREVLTDAEKRSLIDHTLAGRTGQVSDVVKAVNFIIKDAPYMTGATLRIDGGFVLGGAPVPPMPRGIV
- a CDS encoding LysR substrate-binding domain-containing protein, which produces MQLTLRQLELFLALVKTPHLSQVAKDFGLTQSAVSMSIKSLEETLGKLLFDRIHKRLVVNENGRYFFRMVEPLVFGLRESESMFRDQDLVGDIKVGASSSIANYILPQIIYEFAELYKGVHVEKITGNTIEIGKLIEDGDVDIGFVEADYNSTEIEREVLGLDELYVVTGDPDLVRDEDYRMDELLSKRWILREEGSGTREVFLYHIEKYKKRFKPFLEVGHTEAVKSVLRNKEAVSCLSRISVMNELLSGQLFRLKIKDFKFSRSFYTIWHKEKYFSSVLQEFIYYTKERYKAVYEHQAHTH
- the pta gene encoding phosphate acetyltransferase, translating into MSSGLYITATQAGAGKSAIALGVMEMLFRKLDCVGFFRPIITQDPGDAWDADIELMSGQYNLDRPYTTMYGVTQNEADQLLSHGKKDELLEKIIEKYNLAKEICSFILCEGTDFVSSTTGVEFDINATIIQNLNCPVLLVADAHNKSMEDAATLTSMTLDSLRSKGCHILGTIINRVPPADHSGIIDHFKKTGLFPDQLIYAIPEEETLANPTIAEVASALGAKVLIGNDQIYRHARGFTVAAMQLTNLLSRINHGTLIITPGDRADVIVGCMAALSSDSVENASGIILTGGLVPDGPVWELIKGIPDAVPVLSVTENTFPTALAVEKIKSSISPYDDRKITRTLALFEQHVDLERMMDKVITTDSTIMTPKMFEYELIRKARTFKKRIVLPEGDEERILRAVETILRREIVDITLLGDEKKIRHKIGKLGLRMDGFEIINPEKSELLETYAQVYCELRKHKGMTIENARDRVTDVNYFGTMMVHMGDVDGMVSGSVHSTAATIIPSFEIIKAKNPQTPVSGLFFMCLPHRVLAYGDCAINPDPNAEQLAEIAITSAETVKMFDIEPRIAMLSYSTGTSGKGKDVDKVREATGIVQQKRPDLLIEGPIQYDAAIEPDVAKTKMPNSPVAGKATVFIFPDLNTGNNTYKAVQRSSNAVAIGPTLQGLNKPVNDLSRGCLVTDIINTVAITAIQAAEQDWKNKTQSSSF
- a CDS encoding YkgJ family cysteine cluster protein → MTHIPEHFSPLVQLYHDMDKAWNQVAQQYEFQCNGCEDNCCLSLFFHHTQAEASFLEFGLQTLPSKDQKHVLTLSRDYCRQTFSEATKNQNPPASQKIPCPLLKTDRCSLYNFRPMICRLHGLPHELHKPGLNVIKGPGCDAGKFDSHTYIPFDRTPFYKQMAVIEMNFRQLTGKTGKIKKTIAQILVDSMPR
- a CDS encoding deoxyguanosinetriphosphate triphosphohydrolase, which encodes MNTINAKIKQNPSIREIFQQREHNFLSRYGTPSTSGKRRHPDVAPGNIRTPFQLDRDRIVYSNAFRRLKYKTQVFLSPLGDHYRTRLTHTLEVSETARNIARAMRLNEDLVEAVALGHDLGHTPFGHAGETALIQVYSSGFSHSDQSLRVVDILENRGKGLNLTTQVRDGILKHSKGFGNIIPATPGETAFTIEGRIVRVADIIAYLNHDLDDALRGKVISRDEVPDICKQKLGTTHSARASTMMEQLVYNSGPQNGEFILNMGEDTMEAMTILRKFLFEKVYRSPAVHGEFVKAKKVIIGLYNYFMENPEEMQKELEKMEMAPWDSTKNKLKRSVCDVIASMTDRYALKLYTRLFFPKPLV